The Thunnus thynnus chromosome 24, fThuThy2.1, whole genome shotgun sequence genome window below encodes:
- the LOC137176899 gene encoding protein-tyrosine kinase 2-beta-like, which produces MSGDTSTLSWRSMSPTSQPDFSDASPTTTFSRDNIFPKKIIKVCFLSNNSNLGKNFKLVRCEEGWTVRSIINAVLSSGCVGPEIKHNHCYGLLLNHLKSSEIHWLHPDLTVSELTQRYEQQHLEAEWRYDLRIRYIPSDFVKKFDDDRTTLLYFYQQVRSEYMQRYASKVSEGMALQLGCLEIRRFYKDMNPNGLEKKSNFELLEKDVGLDLFFPKELINNIKPKRLRRMIQDTFQGYSTLKQDECIAKFFSTLAQFCSYTQENFACQLVLGWDVAIELVIGPNGISQQSEDLNPSCMAKYSQVQSISTSAESDGHALLTVQIEGPKQPLSVKTSSLAVAENMADLIDGYCRLESGSETSLIVRPSKGRDTRPKLPAIPTQHGDSSVPDRGTNSDIYAEIPEKTEDSSEKYGISRDHVVVGRILGEGFFGEVHDGFYKSPTGERIRVAIKTCKDCSADVKEKFLSEAGLMKNLDHPHIVRLIGVIEVDPVCIIMELYELGELGNYLNQQQYIISTTTLILYCLQICKAMAYLEGLNMVHRDIAVRNILVASSECVKLGDFGLSRYVDDQDYYKASVCRLPIKWMAPESINFRRFTTASDVWMFGVCVWEIFSMAQQPFFWLENGQVINQLESGIRLPKPQLCPPTIYSLLTHSWNYRPEARPSFSELVCSLSEIHRTEQEVDTRHVISRSDPSLLSPKHTEPPPKPSRIQGNTLPRVSRIPAADRDTRPVWEKERSRVEDTLQRQRKEMLMDKQWLEQEEKQLDPVVRVDSCAKPPEKSPNNGPPVKPPMPPADTQSQATAELDRSGDQVYTGVMAIVKQVVQLKNDVNRLPASEYTNAVKAVGITLRSLIQSVDEILPSLHSSVTTEIEGTKKLLNKDLGELINKMRLAQQNSVTSLKEECQRQMLAASHTLALDSKNLLDAVDQARVRANLAKPKPDSEDA; this is translated from the exons ATGTCGGGGGACACAAGCACCCTGTCCTGGAGGAGCATGTCTCCTACCAGCCAGCCAGACTTCTCGGACGCGTCTCCCACGACAACTTTCTCCAGGGACAACATCTTCCCGAAGAAGATCATCAAAGTGTGTTTCCTTAGCAACAACTCTAACCTGGGCAAGAACTTCAAACTGGTCCGCTGTGAAGAGGGATGGACTGTCAGG TCCATCATCAATGCGGTGCTGTCTAGCGGCTGTGTGGGTCCAGAGATAAAACACAACCACTGTTATGGCCTCCTCCTCAATCACCTCAAGTCCTCAGAGATACACTGGCTGCACCCAGACCTGACTGTGTCTGAACTCACCCAGCGCTATGAGCAGCAGCACCTTGAGGCTGAGTGGAG ATATGACCTGAGGATCAGATACATCCCATCAGACTTTGTCAAGAAATTCGATGATGACAGAACCACCTTGCTCTACTTTTACCAGCAG GTGCGAAGTGAATACATGCAGCGGTACGCCTCTAAGGTCAGCGAGGGGATGGCCCTACAGCTTGGCTGTCTGGAAATAAG GAGATTCTACAAAGACATGAATCCAAATGGACTGGAGAAAAAGTCCAACTTTGAACTATTAGA GAAGGACGTGGGGCTGGACTTGTTCTTTCCCAAAGAGCTGATCAACAATATTAAG CCTAAGCGGTTGCGTCGGATGATCCAGGACACGTTCCAGGGCTACTCCACTCTGAAACAGGACGAGTGCATTGCCAAGTTCTTCAGCACACTGGCTCAATTCTGCAGCTACACACAGGAGAACTTCGCCTGCCAGCTAGTG CTTGGTTGGGATGTAGCAATAGAACTGGTCATTGGTCCTAACGGCATCAGTCAACAAAGTGAAGACTTAAAC CCCTCCTGTATGGCTAAATACTCTCAGGTGCAGAGTATCTCTACCTCTGCAGAGAGTGACGGTCACGCTCTGCTCACCGTCCAAATAGAGGGACCCAAACAG CCACTGTCGGTGAAAACCTCGTCCCTAGCTGTAGCAGAGAACATGGCTGACCTGATCGACGGCTACTGTCGGCTAGAAAGCGGCTCTGAGACCTCGCTCATTGTCAGGCCCAGCAAAG ggaGAGACACAAGACCAAAACTGCCTGCCATCCCAACACAACA tGGTGATTCCAGTGTTCCTGATAGAGGAACAA ATTCAGATATTTATGCTGAGAttccagagaaaacagaagactCTTCTG AGAAGTACGGGATCTCCAGAGATCATGTTGTTGTGGGTCGCATCCTGGGCGAGGGATTCTTCGGGGAGGTTCATGATGGATTTTATAAAAGCCCA acaGGGGAGAGGATCCGTGTGGCCATTAAAACATGCAAGGACTGTTCAGCTGATGTGAAGGAGAAGTTTCTCAGTGAAGCTG GCTTGATGAAAAATTTGGATCATCCCCACATTGTGCGTCTAATCGGAGTCATTGAGGTTGATCCTGTCTGTATCATCATGGAGCTCTATGAACTtggagag TTGGGGAACTATCTCAATCAGCAGCAGTACATCATCTCAACTACAACGTTAATCCTGTACTGTCTACAAATCTGCAAAGCCATGGCTTACCTGGAGGGCCTCAACATGGTGCACAG AGATATAGCCGTTAGAAATATCTTGGTGGCGTCCTCTGAGTGCGTCAAGCTTGGTGACTTTGGTCTGTCTCGCTATGTTGATGATCAAGACTATTACAAAG ccTCGGTTTGTCGATTACCGATCAAATGGATGGCACCAGAATCCATCAACTTCAGACGCTTTACCACGGCCAGTGATGTCTGGATGTTTG gtgtctgtgtgtgggagATCTTCTCGATGGCCCAGCAGCCGTTCTTCTGGCTGGAGAACGGGCAGGTGATCAATCAGCTCGAGTCGGGGATCCGACTCCCAAAACCGCAGCTCTGCCCACCCACCATCTACTCCCTGCTCACCCACAGCTGGAACTACAGGCCAGAAGCCCGGCCCAGCTTCAGCGAGCTCGTCTGCTCCCTGAG tgagatCCACAGAACGGAGCAGGAGGTTGACACGAGGCATGTTATATCACGCTCCGACCCATCTCTGCTCAGCCCCAAACACACAGAGCCTCCACCCAAG cCATCCAGAATACAAGGCAACACCCTTCCTCGGGTTTCACGCATACCG gcaGCAGACAGGGATACTAGGCCAGTGTGGGAAAAAGAGAGATCGCGAGTTGAGGACACTttacagagacaaagaaaagagatgCTGATGGATAAACAGTGgctggagcaggaggagaaacaactg gATCCTGTGGTGCGAGTAGATTCATGCGCCAAG CCTCCTGAGAAAAGCCCAAATAATG gtccTCCAGTGAAGCCTCCCATGcctcctgcagacacacag TCTCAGGCCACAGCTGAGCTGGACCGATCAGGTGATCAGGTTTACACTGGCGTCATGGCGATAGTGAAACAGGTGGTCCAGCTCAAGAATGATGTCAACAGGCTCCCGGCCTCGGAGTATACCAATGCCGTCAAA GCGGTGGGTATCACTCTTCGTAGCCTGATTCAAAGTGTTGATGAGATCCTGCCTTCTCTGCACAGCTCTGTTACAACAGAG ATCGAGGGCACAAAGAAACTGCTGAACAAGGATCTAGGAGAGCTCATCAATAAGATGCGACTGGCCCAGCAGAACTCCGTCACGTCGCTGAAGGAGGAGTGCCAGCGGCAGATGTTGGCAGCCAGTCACACTCTGGCACTCGACTCCAAAAACCTGCTGGATGCAGTGGACCAGGCTCGAGTCAGAGCCAACCTGGCCAAGCCCAAACCAGACTCTGAAGATGCATAA